A window of the Cicer arietinum cultivar CDC Frontier isolate Library 1 chromosome 6, Cicar.CDCFrontier_v2.0, whole genome shotgun sequence genome harbors these coding sequences:
- the LOC101502367 gene encoding protein DA1-related 2-like isoform X1 encodes MAPPSDINDLSHPCIYGEFSSSYSERKSGFMKWFGKVFKIGSNRGKGGGHHLQQPVEENMAWRAPPRSLDNRARSKKEEEDLNAKRPSGYRWPTGTDDDYTKALQDRMHSSLHPPYAPLPFYPRGYSMPSHIRICGGCSQEIFYGNCLGVEHSYFHPDCFRCHSCHHPITEREFSLSGKHPYHKYCFKELSHPKCEVCHHYIPINASGLIEYRCHPFWNQKYCPSHEYDNTARCCSCERLESRGERYFRLEDGRILCFECMESAITDTGECQPLYHAIRDYYEGMNMRIDQQIPMLLVGREALNEAIVGEKNGFHHLPETRGLCLSEEQTVTSVHRWSRIGGHRLMGMRTQPQKLIRKCEVTAILVLYGLPRLLTGAILAHELMHGWLRLKGYRNLDPAVEEGICQLLSYLWLDAEVMSGSRTMPSTSSASSSSSYSSKKGVKSKVENKLGEFFMNQIANDSSPAYGGGFRSANAAVNRYGLRCTLEHIRLTGQFPL; translated from the exons ATGGCTCCTCCTTCAGATATCAATGATCTTTCTCACCCTTGCATATAcg GGGAGTTTTCATCTTCATACTCAGAAAGGAAGTCTGGTTTTATGAAATGGTTTGGTAAGGTTTTCAAAATTGGATCTAATAGAGGAAAAGGTGGTGGTCATCATTTGCAGCAACCTGTGGAGGAAAACATGGCTTGGAGAGCTCCACCTAGATCCTTG GATAACCGTGCTAGATCTAAGAAGGAGGAAGAGGATTTGAATGCAAAGAGACCATCAG GATATAGATGGCCGACAGGAACTGATGATGATTATACAAAGGCACTTCAGGATCGCATGCATTCATCTCTACATCCTCCATATGCCCCTTTACCTTTTTATCCCCGGGGATACAG TATGCCATCACATATCCGGATATGTGGAGGGTGCAGCCAAGAGATATTCTACGGAAATTGTTTGGGAGTCGAACATAGTTACTTTCATCCGGACTGCTTTCGGTGTCACTCTTGTCATCACCCTATTACTGAGCGCGAG TTTTCTTTGTCAGGGAAGCATCCATATCACAAGTATTGTTTTAAAGAATTGTCTCATCCTAAATGTGAAGTTTGCCATCATTAT ATACCGATAAATGCTTCTGGTTTGATCGAGTATAGGTGTCATCCCTTTTGGAACCAAAAGTATTGTCCTTCTCATGAATATGATAATACAGCTCGCTGTTGTAGTTGTGAAAGATTAGAG TCTCGCGGTGAAAGATACTTTAGATTGGAAGATGGACGGATTTTGTGCTTTGAGTGCATGGAATCTGCTATAACAGATACTGGTGAATGCCAACCTCTTTATCATGCTATTAGAGACTATTATGAAGGAATGAATATGAGAATCGATCAACAAATCCCCATGCTTCTAGTTGGGAGAGAAGCACTTAATGAAGCCATTGTTGGAGAGAAGAAT GGTTTCCATCACCTGCCAGAAACAAGAGGCTTGTGCCTTTCAGAAGAGCAGACTGTCACCAGT GTCCATAGATGGTCAAGAATTGGAGGCCATCGATTAATGGGTATGCGAACTCAACCTCAAAAGCTGATTAGAAAATGTGAAGTTACAGCTATTCTTGTTCTCTATGGTCTTCCGag GTTACTCACAGGTGCTATCCTTGCCCATGAGTTGATGCATGGTTGGTTACGCCTTAAAG GTTACCGCAACCTTGATCCTGCAGTAGAGGAAGGTATTTGTCAGCTTCTTTCTTACTTGTGGCTTGATGCAGAAGTGATGTCAGGGTCTAGAACCATGCCATCAACATCAtcagcttcttcttcttcctcttacTCATCGAAGAAAGGTGTGAAATCCAAAGTTGAGAATAAATTGGGTGAATTTTTCATGAACCAGATTGCAAATGATTCTTCCCCAGCTTATGGTGGAGGCTTTAGATCAGCTAATGCAGCTGTTAATAGATACGGTTTACGCTGTACTCTCGAGCATATTCGTTTAACTGGTCAGTTCCCACTGTAA
- the LOC101502367 gene encoding protein DA1-related 2-like isoform X3, with the protein MQRDHQVGYRWPTGTDDDYTKALQDRMHSSLHPPYAPLPFYPRGYSMPSHIRICGGCSQEIFYGNCLGVEHSYFHPDCFRCHSCHHPITEREFSLSGKHPYHKYCFKELSHPKCEVCHHYIPINASGLIEYRCHPFWNQKYCPSHEYDNTARCCSCERLESRGERYFRLEDGRILCFECMESAITDTGECQPLYHAIRDYYEGMNMRIDQQIPMLLVGREALNEAIVGEKNGFHHLPETRGLCLSEEQTVTSVHRWSRIGGHRLMGMRTQPQKLIRKCEVTAILVLYGLPRLLTGAILAHELMHGWLRLKGYRNLDPAVEEGICQLLSYLWLDAEVMSGSRTMPSTSSASSSSSYSSKKGVKSKVENKLGEFFMNQIANDSSPAYGGGFRSANAAVNRYGLRCTLEHIRLTGQFPL; encoded by the exons ATGCAAAGAGACCATCAGGTAG GATATAGATGGCCGACAGGAACTGATGATGATTATACAAAGGCACTTCAGGATCGCATGCATTCATCTCTACATCCTCCATATGCCCCTTTACCTTTTTATCCCCGGGGATACAG TATGCCATCACATATCCGGATATGTGGAGGGTGCAGCCAAGAGATATTCTACGGAAATTGTTTGGGAGTCGAACATAGTTACTTTCATCCGGACTGCTTTCGGTGTCACTCTTGTCATCACCCTATTACTGAGCGCGAG TTTTCTTTGTCAGGGAAGCATCCATATCACAAGTATTGTTTTAAAGAATTGTCTCATCCTAAATGTGAAGTTTGCCATCATTAT ATACCGATAAATGCTTCTGGTTTGATCGAGTATAGGTGTCATCCCTTTTGGAACCAAAAGTATTGTCCTTCTCATGAATATGATAATACAGCTCGCTGTTGTAGTTGTGAAAGATTAGAG TCTCGCGGTGAAAGATACTTTAGATTGGAAGATGGACGGATTTTGTGCTTTGAGTGCATGGAATCTGCTATAACAGATACTGGTGAATGCCAACCTCTTTATCATGCTATTAGAGACTATTATGAAGGAATGAATATGAGAATCGATCAACAAATCCCCATGCTTCTAGTTGGGAGAGAAGCACTTAATGAAGCCATTGTTGGAGAGAAGAAT GGTTTCCATCACCTGCCAGAAACAAGAGGCTTGTGCCTTTCAGAAGAGCAGACTGTCACCAGT GTCCATAGATGGTCAAGAATTGGAGGCCATCGATTAATGGGTATGCGAACTCAACCTCAAAAGCTGATTAGAAAATGTGAAGTTACAGCTATTCTTGTTCTCTATGGTCTTCCGag GTTACTCACAGGTGCTATCCTTGCCCATGAGTTGATGCATGGTTGGTTACGCCTTAAAG GTTACCGCAACCTTGATCCTGCAGTAGAGGAAGGTATTTGTCAGCTTCTTTCTTACTTGTGGCTTGATGCAGAAGTGATGTCAGGGTCTAGAACCATGCCATCAACATCAtcagcttcttcttcttcctcttacTCATCGAAGAAAGGTGTGAAATCCAAAGTTGAGAATAAATTGGGTGAATTTTTCATGAACCAGATTGCAAATGATTCTTCCCCAGCTTATGGTGGAGGCTTTAGATCAGCTAATGCAGCTGTTAATAGATACGGTTTACGCTGTACTCTCGAGCATATTCGTTTAACTGGTCAGTTCCCACTGTAA
- the LOC101502367 gene encoding protein DA1-related 2-like isoform X2 produces the protein MAPPSDINDLSHPCIYGEFSSSYSERKSGFMKWFGKVFKIGSNRGKGGGHHLQQPVEENMAWRAPPRSLDNRARSKKEEEDLNAKRPSGRWPTGTDDDYTKALQDRMHSSLHPPYAPLPFYPRGYSMPSHIRICGGCSQEIFYGNCLGVEHSYFHPDCFRCHSCHHPITEREFSLSGKHPYHKYCFKELSHPKCEVCHHYIPINASGLIEYRCHPFWNQKYCPSHEYDNTARCCSCERLESRGERYFRLEDGRILCFECMESAITDTGECQPLYHAIRDYYEGMNMRIDQQIPMLLVGREALNEAIVGEKNGFHHLPETRGLCLSEEQTVTSVHRWSRIGGHRLMGMRTQPQKLIRKCEVTAILVLYGLPRLLTGAILAHELMHGWLRLKGYRNLDPAVEEGICQLLSYLWLDAEVMSGSRTMPSTSSASSSSSYSSKKGVKSKVENKLGEFFMNQIANDSSPAYGGGFRSANAAVNRYGLRCTLEHIRLTGQFPL, from the exons ATGGCTCCTCCTTCAGATATCAATGATCTTTCTCACCCTTGCATATAcg GGGAGTTTTCATCTTCATACTCAGAAAGGAAGTCTGGTTTTATGAAATGGTTTGGTAAGGTTTTCAAAATTGGATCTAATAGAGGAAAAGGTGGTGGTCATCATTTGCAGCAACCTGTGGAGGAAAACATGGCTTGGAGAGCTCCACCTAGATCCTTG GATAACCGTGCTAGATCTAAGAAGGAGGAAGAGGATTTGAATGCAAAGAGACCATCAGGTAG ATGGCCGACAGGAACTGATGATGATTATACAAAGGCACTTCAGGATCGCATGCATTCATCTCTACATCCTCCATATGCCCCTTTACCTTTTTATCCCCGGGGATACAG TATGCCATCACATATCCGGATATGTGGAGGGTGCAGCCAAGAGATATTCTACGGAAATTGTTTGGGAGTCGAACATAGTTACTTTCATCCGGACTGCTTTCGGTGTCACTCTTGTCATCACCCTATTACTGAGCGCGAG TTTTCTTTGTCAGGGAAGCATCCATATCACAAGTATTGTTTTAAAGAATTGTCTCATCCTAAATGTGAAGTTTGCCATCATTAT ATACCGATAAATGCTTCTGGTTTGATCGAGTATAGGTGTCATCCCTTTTGGAACCAAAAGTATTGTCCTTCTCATGAATATGATAATACAGCTCGCTGTTGTAGTTGTGAAAGATTAGAG TCTCGCGGTGAAAGATACTTTAGATTGGAAGATGGACGGATTTTGTGCTTTGAGTGCATGGAATCTGCTATAACAGATACTGGTGAATGCCAACCTCTTTATCATGCTATTAGAGACTATTATGAAGGAATGAATATGAGAATCGATCAACAAATCCCCATGCTTCTAGTTGGGAGAGAAGCACTTAATGAAGCCATTGTTGGAGAGAAGAAT GGTTTCCATCACCTGCCAGAAACAAGAGGCTTGTGCCTTTCAGAAGAGCAGACTGTCACCAGT GTCCATAGATGGTCAAGAATTGGAGGCCATCGATTAATGGGTATGCGAACTCAACCTCAAAAGCTGATTAGAAAATGTGAAGTTACAGCTATTCTTGTTCTCTATGGTCTTCCGag GTTACTCACAGGTGCTATCCTTGCCCATGAGTTGATGCATGGTTGGTTACGCCTTAAAG GTTACCGCAACCTTGATCCTGCAGTAGAGGAAGGTATTTGTCAGCTTCTTTCTTACTTGTGGCTTGATGCAGAAGTGATGTCAGGGTCTAGAACCATGCCATCAACATCAtcagcttcttcttcttcctcttacTCATCGAAGAAAGGTGTGAAATCCAAAGTTGAGAATAAATTGGGTGAATTTTTCATGAACCAGATTGCAAATGATTCTTCCCCAGCTTATGGTGGAGGCTTTAGATCAGCTAATGCAGCTGTTAATAGATACGGTTTACGCTGTACTCTCGAGCATATTCGTTTAACTGGTCAGTTCCCACTGTAA